A window of Oncorhynchus keta strain PuntledgeMale-10-30-2019 chromosome 27, Oket_V2, whole genome shotgun sequence contains these coding sequences:
- the LOC118360166 gene encoding carbohydrate sulfotransferase 11-like isoform X2, with amino-acid sequence MDTYHTKYWSDPCYSSSDEEDDIRYNHAVEQSGGKGIAPGKTRRSPLQTLYNGDQLDLSAVQTSLRDRRELLEQACLTHTKKRRVLTPDDLRHLIVDDKHGLLYCYVPKVACTNWKRVFMVLTGDGRYHEPLAIPANEAHVAGNLRTLSEYSTSEINRRLRSYLKFIFVREPFERLVSAYRNKFTRSYNTAFHKRYGTKIIRRHRPQPQPDALERGNDVSFQEFVYYLVDPRTQREEPFNEHWERIHSLCHPCLVHYDVVGKYETLEQDSRSVLRLAGTDGEVRFPTSGKSTRTNGDMAAQFFQNISPFYQKKLYNLYRMDFLLFNYSNPEYLKTR; translated from the exons CTGTGGAGCAGTCTGGGGGGAAGGGCATCGCCCCAGGGAAGACCAGGAGAAGTCCACTACAGACCCTCTACAACGGAGACCAG TTGGATTTGTCTGCAGTGCAGACGTCTCTGCGTGATCGGCGGGAGCTGCTGGAGCAGGCGTGTCTCACCCACACCAAGAAGCGACGGGTGTTGACCCCAGACGACCTCCGCCACCTCATCGTGGACGATAAGCATGGCCTGCTGTACTGCTACGTCCCCAAGGTGGCCTGTACCAACTGGAAACGCGTCTTCATGGTCCTGACGGGGGACGGACGCTACCACGAGCCCCTAGCCATCCCTGCCAACGAGGCCCACGTGGCTGGCAACCTGCGCACACTGTCAGAGTACTCTACCTCTGAGATCAACCGCCGTCTGCGCAGCTACCTGAAATTCATCTTTGTGCGGGAGCCCTTCGAGAGGCTAGTGTCGGCCTACCGCAACAAGTTCACCCGCAGCTACAACACGGCCTTCCACAAGCGCTACGGCACCAAGATAATCCGCCGGCATCGGCCCCAACCCCAGCCGGATGCGCTGGAGCGGGGCAACGACGTCTCCTTCCAGGAGTTTGTGTACTACCTGGTGGATCCccgcacacagagagaggagcccTTCAATGAGCACTGGGAGCGGATCCACTCACTGTGCCACCCCTGCCTCGTCCACTACGATGTGGTGGGGAAGTATGAGACTCTGGAGCAGGACTCCCGCTCTGTGCTGCGGCTGGCTGGCACTGATGGGGAGGTCCGCTTCCCTACCTCAGGCAAGAGCACCAGGACCAACGGGGACATGGCGGCTCAGTTCTTCCAAAACATCAGCCCCTTTTACCAAAAGAAGCTGTACAACCTTTACCGCATGGACTTCCTGCTCTTCAATTACTCCAACCCAGAGTACTTGAAGACTAGATGA
- the LOC118360166 gene encoding carbohydrate sulfotransferase 11-like isoform X1 produces MRKPKVGRMFLATCVGSLFMVILYFQNITRPAVEQSGGKGIAPGKTRRSPLQTLYNGDQLDLSAVQTSLRDRRELLEQACLTHTKKRRVLTPDDLRHLIVDDKHGLLYCYVPKVACTNWKRVFMVLTGDGRYHEPLAIPANEAHVAGNLRTLSEYSTSEINRRLRSYLKFIFVREPFERLVSAYRNKFTRSYNTAFHKRYGTKIIRRHRPQPQPDALERGNDVSFQEFVYYLVDPRTQREEPFNEHWERIHSLCHPCLVHYDVVGKYETLEQDSRSVLRLAGTDGEVRFPTSGKSTRTNGDMAAQFFQNISPFYQKKLYNLYRMDFLLFNYSNPEYLKTR; encoded by the exons CTGTGGAGCAGTCTGGGGGGAAGGGCATCGCCCCAGGGAAGACCAGGAGAAGTCCACTACAGACCCTCTACAACGGAGACCAG TTGGATTTGTCTGCAGTGCAGACGTCTCTGCGTGATCGGCGGGAGCTGCTGGAGCAGGCGTGTCTCACCCACACCAAGAAGCGACGGGTGTTGACCCCAGACGACCTCCGCCACCTCATCGTGGACGATAAGCATGGCCTGCTGTACTGCTACGTCCCCAAGGTGGCCTGTACCAACTGGAAACGCGTCTTCATGGTCCTGACGGGGGACGGACGCTACCACGAGCCCCTAGCCATCCCTGCCAACGAGGCCCACGTGGCTGGCAACCTGCGCACACTGTCAGAGTACTCTACCTCTGAGATCAACCGCCGTCTGCGCAGCTACCTGAAATTCATCTTTGTGCGGGAGCCCTTCGAGAGGCTAGTGTCGGCCTACCGCAACAAGTTCACCCGCAGCTACAACACGGCCTTCCACAAGCGCTACGGCACCAAGATAATCCGCCGGCATCGGCCCCAACCCCAGCCGGATGCGCTGGAGCGGGGCAACGACGTCTCCTTCCAGGAGTTTGTGTACTACCTGGTGGATCCccgcacacagagagaggagcccTTCAATGAGCACTGGGAGCGGATCCACTCACTGTGCCACCCCTGCCTCGTCCACTACGATGTGGTGGGGAAGTATGAGACTCTGGAGCAGGACTCCCGCTCTGTGCTGCGGCTGGCTGGCACTGATGGGGAGGTCCGCTTCCCTACCTCAGGCAAGAGCACCAGGACCAACGGGGACATGGCGGCTCAGTTCTTCCAAAACATCAGCCCCTTTTACCAAAAGAAGCTGTACAACCTTTACCGCATGGACTTCCTGCTCTTCAATTACTCCAACCCAGAGTACTTGAAGACTAGATGA